The Acomys russatus chromosome 3, mAcoRus1.1, whole genome shotgun sequence genome has a window encoding:
- the Spcs1 gene encoding signal peptidase complex subunit 1, producing MARGGARGCPCPSETSASGATAVGVRGSASRPGYFRHRTPQAIRLKNRLPSFYCRCRSSPPIMLEHLSSLPTQMDYKGQKLAEQMFQGIILFSAVVGFIYGYVAEQFGWTVYIVMAGFAFSCLLTLPPWPIYRRHPLKWLPVQELGTEDKKSGDRKIKRHAKNN from the exons ATGGCGCGGGGCGGGGCCAGAGGCTGTCCGTGCCCGTCGGAGACATCCGCTTCCGGGGCCACGGCCGTTGGAGTGAGGGGCTCAGCAAGTCGGCCAGGCTACTTTCGGCATCGCACCCCGCAAGCCATACGCCTTAAGAATCGGTTACCCTCGTTTTACTGTCGGTGTCGGTCTTCTCCGCCAATCATGCTGGAACATCTGAGCTCGCTGCCCACCCAGATG GATTACAAGGGGCAGAAGCTAGCTGAACAGATGTTTCAGGGAATTATTCTTTTTTCAGCA gtAGTTGGGTTTATCTACGGGTATGTGGCTGAACAGTTTGGGTGGACTGTCTACATAGTTATGGCTGGATTTGCTTTCTCGTGTTTG CTGACACTTCCTCCGTGGCCCATCTATCGCCGACACCCCCTGAAGTGGTTGCCTGTTCAAGAATTAGGCACAGAAGACAAGAAATCTGGGGACAGAAAAATTAAGAGGCATGCTAAAAATAACTGA